A region of the Halosolutus amylolyticus genome:
GGATCGTCGACGCTCGCCGCGGTGCAGGCTCCCGACGATCGGTTCGACGAGATCGCCGAAACCATCAACGACTACCGGCAGGTCAACCACAACTACGCCCGCGACCACGAGTGGAACATGTGGTTCGTCGTCACGGCCGGGTCGCGGGAGCGGCGCGACGAGATCCTCGCGGAGATCGAGGAGCGAACCGGCTGTGCCGTGCTGAACCTGCCGATGCTGACCGACTACTACATCGACCTCGAGTTCCCCGTGGTCAACGCCGATCGGTTCGCACGAGAATCGCTGGAAGAGGGAACCGATTCATCCGCTACTCGCATCAGCGAGGAGGCCGCGGGCGACCTCTCGTCGTTCGAGGCCGACCTCCTGCTCGCGATCCAGGACGGGTTCCCGCTCTCGCGGACGCCCTATCGCGACGTTGCCGATCGGATCGGGACCGACGTGGACGACGTGCTCGCGGGGATCGAGCGGCTTCGAGACGACGGCTGTATCAAGCGCATCGGCTGCATCGTCAACCACGTCGTCACCGGCTTCGACGCGAACTGCATGGTGGTCTGGGACGTGCCGGACGAGCGCCTCGACGACTGGGGTGAGCGCGTCGGCTCTCTCCCGTACGTCACGCTCTGTTACCACCGGCCGCGCCGGCCCGAGCACGACTGGCCGTACAACCTGTTCACGATGATCCACGGGCGCGACCCTGCCGCCGTCGACGAGAAGATCGACGAACTGGCCGCCGACCACCTGCCGGTCGAGCACGAACGCCTCTACTCGACCGAGACGCTGAAGCAGACCGGCGCTCGGTACGAGGACCTGGTCGGACGCTGATCGGCGAAGGCTTATCGAACCCGGCGTAGTCGTCCGGCGTGTGACCGATGCGACGATCACGGAGTCGCCTGCCGACGCCTATCGCGGCGAGCCGACCCGCGGGAAACTCCTCGAAATCGCGGCCTACTACCTGTTCATCGGCATCGTCGGGTTCGGCGGGCCGCTGGTCCACATCGCGATGATGGAGGCCGACCTCGTCGGCGAGGACAGCCGCGAGTGGACCGACGAGTCGACGTTCATGGAAGGGCTCGCGATCTGCAACATGCTTCCCGGCCCCGCGTCGACGCAACTCGGGATCTTCATGGGCTGGCTCTACGCCGGGAACCCCGGCGCGATCGTCGCCGGCTTCTTCTTTATGCTCCCGACGTTCGTCGTCGTCGTCTTCTTCTCGTGGCTCTACTTCGCCTACCAGGCACTGCCGTCGGTGACGGCGCTGTTCTACGGCATCAACCCGGTCGTGATCGGGTTGATCGTCGGCGCGTCGTGGTCGATGGCCCGGAGCGCCTTCGCCGAGGGACGGCGCGACCTCGAGTTCCAACTCGGCGACGAGACGGTGTCGATCGACTACCTGCTGGTCGGATTGCTCGCCGCCGCGATCGTTGCGACGGCTACGCTCGGCACGAATCCCGTCGTCCAGTTCGTCGTCGCCGGCGCGATCGCGGTCGCGATCTACCGCTCCTCGTGGGTCCGGGCGAACTGGCGGCGCGTC
Encoded here:
- a CDS encoding Lrp/AsnC family transcriptional regulator yields the protein MSSLSGDWREAIDDVDAAIVDGYQSGFPIEERPFRRVGAELGIDESAALDRVRTLSDRGVFRRFGAVLNPPVIGSSTLAAVQAPDDRFDEIAETINDYRQVNHNYARDHEWNMWFVVTAGSRERRDEILAEIEERTGCAVLNLPMLTDYYIDLEFPVVNADRFARESLEEGTDSSATRISEEAAGDLSSFEADLLLAIQDGFPLSRTPYRDVADRIGTDVDDVLAGIERLRDDGCIKRIGCIVNHVVTGFDANCMVVWDVPDERLDDWGERVGSLPYVTLCYHRPRRPEHDWPYNLFTMIHGRDPAAVDEKIDELAADHLPVEHERLYSTETLKQTGARYEDLVGR